A DNA window from Lachancea thermotolerans CBS 6340 chromosome G complete sequence contains the following coding sequences:
- the RMD8 gene encoding Rmd8p (similar to uniprot|P43620 Saccharomyces cerevisiae YFR048W RMD8 Cytosolic protein required for sporulation), translating to MQSSLGFQEGPGRRTSMSRRSPSILVTDARSSKKRIGAPFAGHAAGLRGGRAAREKSDTYQGFSASSRGSMRGNSASGSDLGPMRRSRAKLRQQGKFSDISIDNILSDVSDVPSGRREERLSISSHEMAPFAHHSSPGQYTKLINPLPPRTSKTSKKLVLIPEDSDRKNNALQMERRRPLKYNRHDPDGQENYDEEMSRITAYNVAEGFEMSSTSDFLRYTHDVSPRLYDECLYVPYCLPLLPGKDGFRIKSNVSKKTIGGKTLIDRLIDKSEQRDHHYEYYSGVETVEDMNNNFELSDTAGKDNERNDSLPTPDHLPNNSSNNTASFDPSEPQFFAEEGRDTDQSKNISAVGNRSQNPYMESQSLENYGSSKQQHAEIFIFSYGVVVFWNFTEIQEKNILGDIAFAEHDNMIIRPLDEQDIETEQFHFEYDMNVERPRIFNDIVTLRSGDHIIKLTLSHSIAQSTKLSRFESRISPILGTVSKLPKRLALYGTLGLKREQLLKKSGKLFKLRVDVNLSSSVLDTPEFFWSFEPSLHPLYLAMREYLEIDQRVQVLNDRCKVFLEFFDICVDSVAERNMARITWWFIAVIFVSVLVSICEIIVRSFIIRQLKNSE from the coding sequence ATGCAAAGCTCCTTGGGATTCCAGGAAGGACCTGGCAGGAGAACCTCCATGTCTCGGAGGTCTCCTTCGATTTTAGTGACTGATGCGCGGTCTAGTAAGAAGCGGATTGGTGCGCCATTTGCTGGCCATGCAGCAGGTCTTCGTGGCGGCAGAGCAGCGAGAGAGAAATCTGACACATATCAAGGGTTTTCTGCTTCTAGCAGAGGAAGCATGCGAGGAAATTCTGCAAGCGGTTCCGACCTAGGCCCCATGCGTCGAAGCAGGGCTAAGCTACGACAACAAGGTAAATTCAGCGATATCTCAATCGATAACATCCTCTCAGACGTCTCTGATGTGCCCTCTGGTAGGCGGGAAGAACGACTTTCGATATCATCTCATGAAATGGCCCCATTTGCTCACCATAGTTCACCCGGACAGTATACTAAGTTGATAAACCCTCTCcctccaagaacttctaaaacttcaaaaaagctagTGCTGATTCCGGAGGACTCGGATCGTAAAAATAATGCTCTTCAGATGGAAAGACGACGGCCGCTCAAATATAATAGACATGACCCTGACGGCCAAGAGAACTACGACGAAGAAATGTCGCGGATTACAGCTTACAATGTTGCGGAGGGttttgagatgagctcaacttctGACTTCTTGAGATACACTCATGATGTCTCGCCGCGGCTCTATGATGAATGTCTATATGTTCCCTATTGCCTGCCGCTGCTCCCTGGCAAGGATGGCTTTAGGATAAAATCCAACgtttcaaaaaagaccATTGGTGGTAAAACACTCATAGATCGGCTCATTGACAAGAGTGAACAGAGAGACCACCATTATGAATACTACTCGGGGGTTGAAACAGTCGAAGACATGAACAACAACTTTGAGCTTAGTGACACTGCAGGGAAGGACAATGAAAGAAATGATTCGCTGCCGACACCGGATCATCTCCCAAATAACTCGAGCAATAATactgcttcttttgatcCCAGTGAACCTCAGTTTTTCGCCGAAGAGGGGCGGGATACGGACCAAAGCAAGAACATAAGCGCTGTGGGCAATAGATCTCAAAATCCGTATATGGAGAGTCAGTCACTCGAAAATTATGGATCCAGTAAGCAGCAACATGCAGAGATCTTCATTTTCAGTTACGGTGTAGTAGTTTTTTGGAATTTTACAGaaatccaagaaaagaaTATACTTGGCGATATTGCGTTTGCAGAGCACGACAATATGATCATTAGGCCGTTAGACGAGCAAGACATTGAAACTGAGCAATTTCATTTTGAGTACGATATGAATGTTGAAAGGCCTCGTATTTTCAATGATATAGTGACTCTCCGCTCCGGTGATCACATTATAAAATTGACTCTATCACACTCAATCGCCCAATCTACCAAATTGTCAAGGTTTGAATCCAGAATATCTCCTATTTTGGGCACCGTGTCCAAGCTGCCTAAGAGACTTGCTTTATATGGGACGTTAGGCCTAAAAAGAGAAcagctgctcaagaaatcCGGTAAGCTTTTTAAGCTGAGAGTTGATGTAAACCTCTCTTCAAGCGTTCTAGATACCCCGGAGTTCTTTTGGTCTTTTGAGCCAAGCCTTCACCCACTATATTTGGCAATGCGTGAATATTTGGAAATTGATCAGAGAGTGCAAGTTTTGAATGACCGGTGCAAAGTTTTCcttgagttttttgatatctGCGTTGATTCTGTAGCCGAACGAAATATGGCAAGAATCACCTGGTGGTTTATTGCAGTCATTTTTGTGAGCGTTTTAGTATCAATTTGCGAAATAATTGTCAGGTCTTTTATCATAaggcagctcaaaaacagtgAGTAG
- the GUS1 gene encoding glutamate--tRNA ligase GUS1 (highly similar to uniprot|P46655 Saccharomyces cerevisiae YGL245W GUS1 Glutamyl-tRNA synthetase (GluRS) forms a complex with methionyl-tRNA synthetase (Mes1p) and Arc1p complex formation increases the catalytic efficiency of both tRNA synthetases and ensures their correct localization to the cytoplasm) yields MAKLIIASKAPVVAYSELIAARLVNSAKTDAIEIEFVEDKKSSPATFEDSCDDVLKRIVQTYPEVFKHGFENCDEWAKLASEELTVKNFQKLSVSLAKLDACLNFRTFILGGTTFSAADIACWGSLRSNGMVGSIIKNKVYVNVSRWYTLLEQIPEFGSAHEFLVKTLQELKKASTSNKKKETHKANFEIDLQDAKVGEVVTRFPPEPSGYLHIGHAKAAILNQYFAQEYKGKLIIRFDDTNPSKEKEEFQDSILEDLELLGIKGDRVTYSSDYFQEMYDLCVKMIEEGNAYCDDTPTDKMREERMDGLASARRDRSVEENLRIFTQEMKNGTEEGLKNCVRAKIDYKALNKTLRDPVIYRCNLTPHHRTGSTWKIYPTYDFCVPIVDALEGVTHALRTIEYRDRNAQYQWMLDALHLRKVHIWDFARVNFVRTLLSKRKLQWMVDKDLVSNWDDPRFPTVRGVRRRGMTVEGLRNFVLSQGPSRNVINLEWNLIWAFNKKVIDPVAPRHTAIVKPVKFHVEGAPQTPDVQIKLKHKKNPAVGEKKVIYYADILIDQDDADAVTEGEELTLMDWGNAIVTKKNADGSLTGKLHLEGDFKKTKLKLTWLADTDDKVDVDLVDFDHLITKDKLEEGEDFADYLTPQTEFHVSAVADLNVKDMKKGDIIQFERKGYYRLDSFATADKPYVFFAIPDGKSVNKYGAKK; encoded by the coding sequence ATGGCCAAGCTCATCATTGCCAGTAAGGCGCCTGTTGTGGCTTATTCTGAATTGATTGCTGCCCGCCTTGTTAACAGTGCAAAAACAGATGCTATCGAAAttgagtttgttgaagacaaaaaaagctctccTGCTACCTTTGAGGACAGCTGCGATGATGTCCTAAAGAGAATTGTCCAGACTTATCCTGAGGTTTTTAAGCACGGTTTTGAGAACTGTGACGAGTGGGCCAAACTAGCGTCGGAAGAGCTGACAGTCAAGaacttccaaaagctttccgTATCGCTCGCCAAATTAGATGCCTGTTTAAACTTTAGAACCTTCATCCTAGGAGGCACTACCTTTTCTGCGGCAGACATTGCGTGCTGGGGGTCACTTAGATCAAACGGTATGGTCGGGTCAATCATTAAGAACAAGGTCTATGTCAATGTTTCTCGTTGGTACACGCTTTTGGAGCAGATCCCAGAGTTTGGGTCTGCTCACGAGTTCCTTGTCAAGACCTTGCaagagttgaagaaggcttCCACTTcgaacaagaagaaagagactCACAAAGCGAACTTCGAGATTGACTTGCAGGACGCTAAAGTCGGAGAAGTGGTTACACGTTTCCCACCAGAACCATCTGGATACTTGCATATTGGCCATGCTAAAGCTGCTATTTTAAACCAGTACTTTGCTCAAGAGTATAAGGGTAAACTCATCATTAGATTCGATGACACAAacccttcaaaagagaaagaagagtttcAGGACTCTATCTTGGAAGATTTGGAGCTTTTAGGAATCAAGGGTGATAGAGTCACTTATTCTTCTGATtactttcaagaaatgtATGACTTGTGTGTCAAGATGATCGAAGAAGGAAATGCATACTGTGACGACACTCCAACGGACAAGATGAGGGAGGAGCGTATGGATGGTCTAGCTTCTGCCAGAAGAGATCGCagcgttgaagaaaatttgAGGATCTTCActcaagaaatgaagaatGGCACTGAAGAGGGATTGAAAAACTGTGTTCGTGCTAAAATTGACTACAAAGCTCTTAATAAGACACTGAGAGACCCTGTCATCTATAGATGTAACCTCACTCCACACCACAGAACTGGCTCTACTTGGAAAATTTACCCAACTTACGACTTTTGCGTCCCCATTGTTGATGCATTAGAAGGAGTCACTCACGCATTGCGTACTATTGAATACAGAGATAGAAATGCTCAATACCAATGGATGCTTGACGCTCTTCATCTAAGAAAGGTTCATATCTGGGATTTTGCTCGTGTTAACTTTGTTAGAACCCTCCTCTCTAAGAGAAAATTGCAATGGATGGTTGACAAGGACCTAGTCTCCAACTGGGATGACCCAAGGTTCCCCACTGTGAGGGGTGTTAGAAGAAGAGGTATGACTGTCGAAGGTTTGAGAAACTTTGTGCTGTCTCAAGGGCCCTCCAGAAATGTCATTAACTTGGAATGGAACCTAATTTGGGCATTTAACAAAAAGGTTATTGATCCTGTTGCTCCTAGACATACCGCGATCGTTAAGCCTGTTAAGTTCCATGTTGAAGGCGCTCCTCAAACGCCTGATGTTCAAATCAAACTGAAGCACAAGAAAAACCCAGCGGTTGGAGAGAAGAAGGTTATCTACTATGCTGACATTCTGATTGACCAGGATGATGCTGACGCCGTAACCGAAGGGGAAGAGCTCACTCTGATGGACTGGGGTAACGCAATTGTCACTAAGAAGAATGCCGATGGATCTTTGACCGGTAAGTTGCACCTTGAGggtgacttcaaaaagacaaaattgAAGCTGACCTGGTTGGCTGACACTGACGACAAGGTTGATGTCGATTTGGTTGACTTCGACCACCTTATCACCAAGGACAAGCTTGAGGAAGGAGAAGACTTCGCGGACTACTTGACTCCTCAAACCGAATTCCACGTTTCAGCTGTTGCGGATTTGAATGTCAAGGACATGAAGAAGGGCGACATCATCCAGTTTGAAAGGAAGGGTTACTACAGACTCGACTCTTTCGCGACAGCTGACAAACCATATGTCTTCTTCGCCATCCCAGATGGCAAATCCGTCAACAAATACGGTGCTAAAAAATAA
- the TAD1 gene encoding tRNA-specific adenosine deaminase (similar to uniprot|P53065 Saccharomyces cerevisiae YGL243W TAD1 tRNA-specific adenosine deaminase deaminates adenosine-37 to inosine in tRNA-Ala): MEVNEEVADKIAELASEYYRKLKPSAKPTVRSNGTKEWNVLACVVAINRANEDLRLVSLATGVKAAPNEDLKRSNGRILHDCHAEILALRGFNAVLLKQIQLLKDSQSHPVPDLVSSSSDNSGIYRLNEEWSFALYISRAPCGDASMGLLYDEGCISFTDDDRCQYVDDNNKTIIRGRFNYAKKGYVRTKPGRKDSKVTLSKSCTDKLCSKQVLSILNSLTWDLLEAPVFLEYIVIPQLPRVAEADFERAFDTRIKDSVPMEKVQILSCSQRFDDDKTYENQPPSLMSSILLNIIEGQVTQQQSILNGVKCGAFVKPPNPLKKNCETVVSRASQWSLFKQIKGGVDSQTYREFKSQQTDRNALKERIRLALSKDGWVGTESDDCG, from the coding sequence ATGGAAgtcaatgaagaagttgccgATAAGATAGCAGAGTTGGCTTCCGAGTACTATAGGAAGCTAAAACCCTCGGCAAAGCCTACTGTTCGGTCAAATGGTACCAAAGAATGGAATGTCTTAGCTTGCGTGGTGGCCATTAATCGTGCAAATGAAGACTTAAGATTGGTGTCTTTAGCAACCGGAGTCAAGGCAGCTCCCAACGAGGACTTAAAAAGAAGCAACGGAAGGATTCTTCATGACTGTCATGCAGAAATTTTGGCACTCCGCGGCTTCAATGCtgtgcttttgaagcagatacagcttttgaaagattcaCAGTCGCACCCAGTCCCCGATTTGGTTTCATCGTCCAGCGACAATTCGGGCATCTACAGACTTAACGAAGAATGGTCATTTGCGCTATATATATCCAGAGCTCCCTGCGGAGACGCAAGCATGGGGCTGCTGTATGATGAAGGTTGCATTTCGTTTACGGACGATGACCGTTGCCAGTATGTTGATGACAACAATAAAACTATTATACGGGGGAGATTCAATTATGCAAAAAAAGGCTACGTGAGAACTAAGCCTGGCCGGAAGGACTCTAAAGTAACTTTATCAAAGTCTTGCACCGATAAACTTTGCTCGAAACAAGTTTTatccattttgaactcgTTAACCTGGGACCTACTCGAGGCTCCGGTGTTCCTTGAATACATAGTTATTCCACAATTGCCCCGCGTGGCTGAAGCGGATTTTGAACGCGCATTTGACACCAGAATAAAAGATTCCGTTCCGATGGAAAAAGTGCAAATACTCTCGTGCTCACAACGCTTTGATGATGACAAGACTTACGAAAATCAGCCGCCTTCACTGATGAGTAGTATTCTGCTCAACATTATTGAGGGCCAGGTAACACAACAGCAGTCAATATTAAATGGCGTGAAGTGTGGAGCGTTTGTTAAGCCGCCCAATCCTCTAAAGAAAAACTGCGAGACGGTAGTAAGTCGAGCATCACAGTGGAGCTTGTTTAAACAGATAAAAGGGGGCGTCGACTCTCAAACTTACCGAGAGTTCAAAAGTCAGCAAACCGACAGAAACGCTCTAAAAGAAAGGATACGTCTAGCTCTTTCCAAAGACGGGTGGGTGGGCACAGAATCAGATGATTGTGGTTAA
- the RAI1 gene encoding decapping nuclease (highly similar to uniprot|P53063 Saccharomyces cerevisiae YGL246C RAI1 Nuclear protein that binds to and stabilizes the exoribonuclease Rat1p required for pre-rRNA processing), with translation MGLSADLFVQKRSAASSLKQPKELGFYSKTQEGQFLVNDSSKLSYYYLPDTELERNLDLCSGIKKFKECFGNPDVDACTLSGLLKTIQAYEERKNKKVPADIITFRGIMRKLISAAFDSPKYNRVDLRVLSFNGQLFIREPNQAHPPPANTSSMEYRSYYSGYKFETLSTISKPLPQVTRNSLEKRHKRICCNGDQYITVVRSGVGHCKLVLGAEVDCVFDFTEDSSDNLKHYAELKCTKGVSTFAEARAFERKMFKTWLQCFLVGINRVIYGFRDENFILRSVEEYSTQEVPLLLKNNNPQLTNACMDAVRWYGALTEWLLSSIPREESAEHIRAYRLTFENNHLKLVEIEKSDTEYDQLVNGEGILTSEFREWRKSLNKSL, from the coding sequence ATGGGCCTGTCTGCAGATTTGTTTGTGCAGAAAAGAAGCGCGGCTAGTAGCTTGAAGCAGCCTAAAGAGCTTGGCTTTTACTCCAAAACACAAGAGGGGCAATTTCTTGTGAATGATAGCTCCAAACTCAGTTACTACTATCTCCCAGACACAGAGCTTGAGAGGAATTTGGACCTTTGTAGCGGGAttaaaaagttcaaagagtGCTTTGGGAACCCCGATGTTGATGCATGTACGCTTAGCGGACTTTTAAAAACAATACAGGCCTATGAAGAACgtaaaaacaagaaagttcCAGCTGATATCATAACTTTCAGGGGAATCATGAGGAAGTTGATATCAGCAGCATTCGATAGTCCAAAATATAATCGCGTCGATCTGCGGGTCTTATCTTTTAATGGACAGCTTTTCATTCGAGAGCCAAATCAAGCACATCCACCTCCAGCTAATACAAGTTCGATGGAATACCGCTCATACTACAGTGGCTATAAATTTGAGACTCTTTCAACCATATCGAAACCGCTCCCACAGGTCACGAGAAACAGTTTGGAGAAAAGGCATAAGAGGATATGTTGCAATGGTGATCAGTACATTACGGTTGTGAGGTCCGGTGTTGGACACTGTAAGCTAGTCCTTGGAGCAGAAGTGGATTGCGTATTTGATTTCACTGAAGATTCTTCTGACAACCTCAAACACTACGCGGAGTTAAAGTGCACTAAGGGCGTATCAACTTTTGCAGAAGCGcgcgcttttgaaagaaaaatgtTCAAAACATGGCTACAATGTTTTCTAGTTGGAATTAACCGGGTCATTTATGGGTTTAGAGACGAGAATTTCATTTTACGAAGTGTTGAAGAGTATTCCACCCAAGAAGTTCCCCTTTTACTTAAGAACAACAACCCTCAGTTGACAAACGCGTGTATGGATGCCGTTAGGTGGTACGGTGCACTCACAGAGTGGCTGCTGTCTAGTATTCCTCGAGAAGAGTCAGCTGAACACATAAGAGCTTACAGATTGACCTTTGAGAACAATCACCTCAAACTTGTCgagattgaaaaaagtGATACTGAATACGACCAGCTAGTGAATGGAGAAGGCATTTTGACTTCGGAGTTTAGAGAATGGAGGAAAAGTTTAAACAAGTCTCTTTAA
- the RTF1 gene encoding RNA polymerase-associated protein (similar to uniprot|P53064 Saccharomyces cerevisiae YGL244W RTF1 Subunit of the RNA polymerase II- associated Paf1 complex directly or indirectly regulates DNA-binding properties of Spt15p (TATA box-binding protein) and relative activities of different TATA elements) yields the protein MSDIDEDLLALAGASSGEEEEEDVQIGSSKKRSRSDHQSSSKRRIVDEDEEQDDDEEEGEEDDYNPEAASYDMDSEEDEDEEPNPFPLEGKYKNEEDRSYLESLPEMERETMLFERSQTMQKYQERRVLKERAKNIRDQQQKRQLQQEGKKTRSSTRSTRTTGHSDLKESRLSELKKQRAKKKGTYEYSEEEEEEGQNEEDEYGYQDQEDESEDDYEPMYKKGKTEDEEELKWAEDEDLDREPELGDFNRIKIGRSFVAKFCFYPEFNDMIKGCYGRVNVGVDKRSGQTLYRMVKIEKVFLQKPYNMGKFFTNQYFGVTQGKNRKVFQMNFFSDGAITQPEFERYLRSLETSEINKPSLYIINNKSNEINSFVSQPVTSKLTDELVRNRMIFNKKLSGTNAVLEKTILKDKLQYAKESGSERDVAKYSSQLRNLEKRLSSYEKHHENDQAGSKKLGALTSKNRRVNLDKGKNVEVTKKEDTPFDAKTDPFSRLKTRTKIYYQEIQREENEKAKELARQEQLQKDDLNLVEKERKLLLAKFKNLGGLEDIISNMDFQVSLDV from the coding sequence ATGTCTGATATCGATGAGGATCTATTAGCACTGGCTGGTGCCAGTAgtggcgaagaagaagaagaggatgtCCAAATAggctcatcaaaaaaaaggtcGCGGTCGGATCATCAATCGTCGAGTAAAAGGAGAATTGttgacgaggacgaggagcaagatgacgacgaagaagagggagAAGAGGACGACTATAACCCCGAAGCAGCCTCCTACGATATGGAtagtgaagaagacgaggacgaagaacCAAATCCTTTTCCCTTGGAGGGCAAATATAAAAACGAGGAGGATCGGAGCTACTTGGAGTCTCTTCCTGAAATGGAGCGCGAAACAATGCTTTTCGAAAGATCACAAACAATGCAAAAGTACCAAGAAAGGCgtgttttgaaagaaagaGCCAAAAACATTAGAGATCAGCAACAAAAGCGACAGCTGCAGCAAgaaggaaagaagacgCGGTCTTCTACCAGGTCTACACGTACTACAGGACACAGCGATCTAAAGGAATCAAGGCTTTCTGAACTTAAAAAGCAGAGAGCTAAGAAAAAAGGCACCTACGAATAtagcgaagaagaagaggaagaaggccaaaatgaagaggacgagTATGGGTATCAGGACCAGGAAGATGAAAGCGAAGACGATTATGAGCCCATGTACAAAAAAGGTAAAAcagaagatgaggaggagCTTAAGTGGgcagaagatgaagatcTTGACCGAGAGCCCGAGCTTGGAGATTTCAACAGAATAAAGATTGGGCGCTCGTTTGTTGCGAAGTTTTGCTTTTACCCCGAGTTTAATGATATGATCAAGGGATGCTATGGGAGAGTCAACGTTGGTGTTGACAAGCGGAGCGGCCAGACCTTATATCGTAtggtcaaaattgaaaaagtgtTTTTACAAAAGCCATACAATATGGGCAAGTTTTTCACTAACCAATACTTTGGTGTCACTCAAGGAAAAAATCGAAAAGTGTTTCagatgaactttttcagcgATGGTGCTATAACACAACCTGAGTTTGAAAGATATTTGAGGTCTCTTGAAACCTCAGAGATAAACAAGCCCTCACTTTATATTATAAACAACAAATCGAACGAGATCAACAGTTTTGTGTCTCAACCGGTGACATCCAAGTTAACAGACGAGCTGGTTCGTAATAGGATGATCTTTAACAAGAAATTGTCGGGAACCAATGCTGTTCTCGAAAAAACAATACTCAAAGATAAGTTACAGTACGCTAAGGAAAGCGGGAGTGAGCGCGATGTTGCAAAGTATTCATCTCAGTTGAGAAACCTCGAAAAACGTCTTTCCTCCTATGAAAAGCATCATGAAAATGACCAAGCCGGATCTAAAAAGCTTGGCGCAttaacttcaaaaaatagAAGAGTCAACCTTGATAAAGGTAAAAACGTCGAGGtcaccaagaaagaagacacGCCTTTTGATGCTAAGACTGATCCATTTAGCAGACTCAAAACCAGGACAAAGATATATTACCAGGAAAtccaaagagaagagaacGAAAAGGCCAAAGAGCTGGCTAGACAAgagcaacttcaaaaagacgACCTGAACCTAGTAGAGAAAGAACgcaagcttttgttggCTAAATTTAAAAACTTGGGCGGGCTGGAGGACATTATTAGCAACATGGACTTCCAGGTAAGCTTAGATGTGTAA
- the ANK1 gene encoding ankyrin repeat-containing protein ANK1 (highly similar to uniprot|P53066 Saccharomyces cerevisiae YGL242C Hypothetical ORF), whose product MSDGASLREQLLDASRRNNVDLLETVFQELGNNEAQIADLINTAHDPMGNSGLHLCCMYGSWDVLDVILDQEGGIEIDSKNKVEGDTPLHCAVRYAIEEPEHGTFIARNLIEVGADPRIVNQAGQKPIDLVHGDELDDLIDLLQGAELAAENQGAVNEEDAEVIDDGPDDD is encoded by the coding sequence ATGAGTGACGGAGCCTCGTTACGAGAACAGCTATTAGACGCGTCGAGGCGAAACAACGTTGACCTGCTCGAAacagtttttcaagaactgggAAATAATGAAGCACAAATTGCAGATCTGATCAATACAGCTCACGATCCAATGGGCAACTCAGGTTTGCATTTGTGTTGCATGTATGGGTCATGGGATGTGCTAGATGTAATCCTCGACCAAGAAGGTGGAATCGAGATTGACTCCAAGAACAAAGTCGAAGGAGACACTCCGCTTCATTGTGCAGTAAGGTATGCGATTGAGGAACCAGAGCATGGAACTTTCATTGCGAGAAACCTTATTGAAGTTGGAGCTGATCCCCGAATTGTAAATCAAGCTGGCCAAAAGCCCATAGATTTAGTACATGGTGACGAACTCGATGACCTGATTGACTTGTTGCAAGGAGCCGAGTTGGCGGCAGAGAACCAGGGCGCCGtaaacgaagaagatgctgaagTTATAGACGATGGCCCCGATGATGATTGA